CCCAACGCCGATGTGGACGGCCCAGTCGGCGTTCTGCCAGTAATCCCAAATGGCGATATTGCGCAGGGTGGTGGGGCAGTCGATTTCGACTTCCAGGGCTTTGGCAAAGAGACCGGCGTTGCCCGATGCATCCACATAGTGGGTGGCGGTAACGGTCTCGCCTGAGCTCAGCGTCAGACCCTGAATCGTGTTGCCCTCGGTCTCGACTTTATTGACTTTGGTAGCTTGGCGGACCTCACAGCCGAGTTCTTCGGCACGGTCGAGGAGGATTTTGTCGTAGATGGATCGGTCGACCTGAAAAGAAGTGCGGCGGCGCTGACCCTCGAACTTGCCCGGTCGAGCCTGCTCGACAAACGTCTCGGAGGCAAGGAAGTCAAAGTCCCAAAGCTCGGGGTTTTTACCCCAGCGGTAGGTTGCGCCGACTTTGATGGGAAAGTTAGCGGCTTCGACGCGGTCCCAAACGCCCATTTCGGCCAGGATTGGCCCAACGGGTGGAAGAAGGCTTTCGCCGATATGGTCGCGGGGGAAAGTCTCGCGTTCGAGGATGAGGACGGACAAGCTGGGGTTGCACCGCTTCAGCAAGGTGCCGACCGTCGAGCCCGAAGGCCCGCCGCCAACGATTGCAACGTCGAAATGTTTGGCGCACATCTTTGTCTCTATTGAACCAGCGAACGGCCGGTCTGATGACATTATTCCCAAATTTTCCAGATTGTTTCAAAAGTATCTCAAAATCTGAGATATTGTGTTACACTAACTTTCGATTCGACGGAGAGTCCATTGCAGAAGCGTTCTTGGAAAGCCATTGCCGGTGATTTGGAAGCTAAGATTGCGTCGGGGGAGTTGACCCCGGGCAGTCGGATGCCGAGTGGCGACGCTTTGGCGGACTCCATGGGAGTCAATCGAAACTCCGTTCACCGTGCCCTAGAGGAACTGCAGCGAAAGGGCCTCGTGGTCCGACGTCAGGGCAGCGGTACCGTTGTTGCCGAAGTCAAGCACAAGCGAGTTGGCCGAGTCGCGTTACTCGTTGATGGTTACAGCGAACGCCACAACTTCCCGTCCGGAGACCTATTGCGGGGAATCCAAGATCGACTTGGCCACGAAACGACGCTGACCATCGCCGACAGTCGGCACGATCCATCCCTCGAAGCTCAGCAAATGATGCGCCTTGGGGCGGAATCTGACGGGATTCTCTTCTATCCATCCGACCCAACCAAGACCGACGGCATTACTGCGCTCTTAAAGGACAAGGTTCCCATGGTCGCCATTGACCGCCTCCCGATCGGAGTCGAGGTCGATGCCGTGACGACCGAAAACCGTGGGGCGATCTACAAAACGGTTCGATCCTTGATCGCGCAAGGGCATCGGCGAATCGGATTCCTGGCCACTTATAAGCAGAACTTTAGCTCGGTTCTCGAGCGTGTTCGTGGCTACCAAGACGCCATGACGGAAGAAGGATTGGACGCAGAGGAATACCTGCGCTGGATTCCCGAGGACGCCGATCCAGATTCAAAAGTCACCGTACAGGTTGTGCGCGACACGATTGTCAGCTTGCGAGCCCAGCCGAATCCGATTTCTGCGCTCGTCTGCCTGGAGGACAGTCTGGGGTGTGCGGCGATGACGGTCTGCACGCGCCTCGGGATTTCTGTCCCCGAGGACCTGGAGATCGCCTCCTTTAACGACTGGCATCCCCTTTCCCTGATTCAGCCATGGAATGTTTGGCGGATCGTCCAACAGAAATACAACATCGGCTATGCCGCCGCAGATTTGCTTATGAAGCGCCTTCGCACCCCGAGTCGACCCTATGAGGTCGTCCGTGTTGAAGCTGAATTCGTCCCTCTGGACGTGGATTTCCAAAAGAATGCGTCCCCGACTATCAATGAATTGATCGTGGCCAACGAAGGTCAAAAGAAATGAATACTATTCGCAGAGCCTTTACTCTTATCGAACTGCTCGTCGTCATCGCGATTATCGCGATCCTCGCCGCCATTCTGTTCCCCGTTTTTGCCCAGGCCAAAGCCGCGGCGAAGACGTCGGCCTGTCTCTCCAATATGAAGCAGATCGGTCTGGGCATCGTTCAGTACACCACTGACAACGACGACCAGTACACCGGTGGCTGGTTTGTTGGACTGTGGGGAACCCAAGACATCAGCATTCCGAACGGCCGCTACACCTGGCTCGACGTTATGCAACCCTACATCAAGAACACCCAAATCTTTACGGATTCGATGAATGCGATTCCTGACAAGCGAGGCATTTACGTTCCTCGAGAGCGCGTTCTCGCCGAAACGGGTCAAACCAGCACGGAGCGATGGGGATCGTACGGTCTGAACTGCACGTACTGGGATGGTGGCGACCAGGTCACTAGCCCGTCCTCGGACAACGGCACCGGTTGGGGCATGACCACGACCGCCGTCGAAGATCCGTCCGGTACGATTCTGGTTGGCGACGGAAACGGATCGTTCCAGTTCGCGTGGAAGAACGTTGCCGAACAGCCGACGATGCTGGTTGCTGGCGATGCCAATGCGGGAACGATGAGCTGGCAGGACAACCGCACGTTCAATCGTGAAGAGGGTGCGCTTGTTTTCCGACATCCGGGCACTCGTGCCAACATCTCCTTCTGTGATGGTCACGCCAAGTCGATCACTGGCGGCCAGGCTCTGAAGAAGAACACTACGTTGGGCTCAACCACCTATGGCGCCCTGTCGATGTTCACTTCGGCTCAGGACTAATCGA
The sequence above is a segment of the Armatimonadota bacterium genome. Coding sequences within it:
- a CDS encoding GntR family transcriptional regulator — encoded protein: MQKRSWKAIAGDLEAKIASGELTPGSRMPSGDALADSMGVNRNSVHRALEELQRKGLVVRRQGSGTVVAEVKHKRVGRVALLVDGYSERHNFPSGDLLRGIQDRLGHETTLTIADSRHDPSLEAQQMMRLGAESDGILFYPSDPTKTDGITALLKDKVPMVAIDRLPIGVEVDAVTTENRGAIYKTVRSLIAQGHRRIGFLATYKQNFSSVLERVRGYQDAMTEEGLDAEEYLRWIPEDADPDSKVTVQVVRDTIVSLRAQPNPISALVCLEDSLGCAAMTVCTRLGISVPEDLEIASFNDWHPLSLIQPWNVWRIVQQKYNIGYAAADLLMKRLRTPSRPYEVVRVEAEFVPLDVDFQKNASPTINELIVANEGQKK